One Campylobacter sputorum genomic window, GTCATATCGTATGACAGAAGCAGAGCTAAGGTCTACTTTTGAGGCTTATGGATCAGTAAGTCGTGCAAAAATAGTAAAAGATAGAGAAACAAATCGCTCAAAAGGATTTGGTTTTGTTGAAATGGAAAATGTAAGCGAAGGCTCAAAAGCTATCGAGGCTCTAAATGATACAGAAGTAGGTGGTAGAAAACTCAGAGTTAATGAGGCTAGACCAAAAGATTAGTAAAAGGAGTTGCTTGACTCCTTTTACTAAGTATTATTAAATTTAGATTTCTACATTAAATTTTAAAAATAAACTATATGAATTTTAATAGATATTTTGTAAATCTTTTTGATATCATTATAACAACTTCAGGCTTGTCATCACTATAGCAAGTTTTCTATCTTATATAGAATTTACTTTATCTTTTAAATTTTAATTCATAACTTTCTTAAATTTAATTTTTTTGAACTCATAAATGTTGTAGTTGAAAAATAATATTTTTTGATATCAAATTTAAGTATTTATAAAAAATATTTATATTGCATTCATACTTTTTTAAAGCAGTAAAAATCAGTTTTTGTATCTATTAAAAATATTTGTTTAAGCATATAAAAGCAGATACAAATTTATCTAAATTTAAACTAAAAGTAGTCGCAAGAGAG contains:
- a CDS encoding RNA recognition motif domain-containing protein, with product MNIYVGNLSYRMTEAELRSTFEAYGSVSRAKIVKDRETNRSKGFGFVEMENVSEGSKAIEALNDTEVGGRKLRVNEARPKD